A region of Veillonellaceae bacterium DNA encodes the following proteins:
- the sufB gene encoding Fe-S cluster assembly protein SufB produces the protein MAEEKKKSQVDDINRSIYDIKDKVEYSYKADNGLTEEVIREISAKKEEPEWMLEKRLQALEIYNHMDFPEWAPDISELDMDHIDTYIRPKTDMKAKWEDLPQNIRDTFDRLGIPEAEKKSLAGVGAQYDSEVVYHNIQKELEEQGVIYVDFETAVKEYPDLIKPYFGKLITPNYHKFAALHYAVWSGGSFVYVPKGVHVRMPLQSYFRLNAPGAGQFEHTLIIIEEGADCHFIEGCSAPRYNVANLHAGAVELYVKKGATLRYSTIENWSKNMYNLNTKKSIIEEDGHMIWVSGSFGSHTSCLYPDTILKGDHSTCDFTGITFAGKGQFLDTGSKVEALGKGTSININSKSISKAGGTAIYRGVVYIGPEAKGTKGTISCESLMLDNESRSDTIPDIIIENDDIDLGHEAKIGRIPDDDIYYLMSRGLSEEDAKAMLVRGFAEPISKELPLEYAVEMNRLIDLEFEGAIG, from the coding sequence ATGGCTGAAGAAAAGAAGAAGAGCCAGGTCGATGACATCAATCGAAGCATTTACGACATCAAGGACAAGGTGGAGTACTCCTACAAGGCTGACAACGGGCTGACTGAAGAAGTCATCCGTGAAATTTCAGCCAAGAAGGAAGAACCGGAATGGATGCTTGAAAAGCGCCTGCAGGCTCTTGAAATATACAATCATATGGACTTCCCGGAATGGGCTCCTGATATTTCCGAGCTTGATATGGATCATATCGATACCTACATCCGCCCGAAGACGGACATGAAGGCAAAATGGGAAGACCTGCCGCAGAATATCAGGGACACATTCGACCGTCTTGGCATTCCTGAAGCAGAAAAGAAATCTCTTGCCGGCGTCGGAGCGCAGTATGACTCTGAAGTCGTTTATCATAATATCCAGAAGGAACTGGAAGAACAGGGTGTCATTTACGTTGACTTCGAAACCGCTGTCAAGGAATACCCTGATCTGATCAAACCGTATTTCGGAAAGCTCATCACTCCGAATTATCATAAATTTGCTGCACTGCACTATGCTGTGTGGTCCGGCGGCTCTTTCGTTTACGTTCCAAAGGGCGTTCACGTACGCATGCCGCTGCAGAGTTATTTCCGCCTCAATGCGCCTGGCGCAGGTCAGTTCGAACATACTCTGATCATCATTGAAGAAGGCGCTGACTGCCATTTCATCGAAGGCTGCTCGGCTCCAAGATACAACGTGGCAAACCTTCACGCCGGAGCTGTCGAGCTCTACGTCAAGAAGGGCGCAACGCTGCGCTACAGCACGATTGAAAACTGGTCGAAGAACATGTACAACCTGAATACCAAGAAGTCCATCATTGAAGAAGACGGACACATGATCTGGGTATCCGGTTCCTTCGGCTCCCATACATCCTGCCTCTATCCGGATACCATCCTCAAGGGCGATCATTCCACCTGTGATTTCACAGGCATCACGTTCGCCGGCAAGGGTCAGTTCCTCGATACTGGTTCCAAGGTGGAAGCTCTTGGAAAGGGCACTTCCATCAATATCAACTCCAAATCCATTTCCAAAGCAGGCGGCACTGCGATTTACCGCGGCGTCGTTTACATCGGGCCGGAAGCAAAGGGGACGAAGGGCACTATCAGCTGCGAATCCCTGATGCTGGATAATGAATCCAGATCCGACACAATCCCGGACATCATCATTGAAAATGATGACATCGATCTTGGTCATGAAGCTAAGATCGGCCGCATCCCGGATGATGATATTTACTACCTCATGAGCCGCGGCCTTTCTGAAGAAGACGCAAAGGCCATGCTCGTCCGCGGATTTGCTGAACCGATTTCAAAGGAACTGCCTTTGGAATATGCTGTAGAAATGAACCGCCTCATCGATCTTGAATTCGAAGGCGCTATAGGATAA
- the sufC gene encoding Fe-S cluster assembly ATPase SufC — protein sequence MTELLRVENLHVSVGKKELLHGINLTVNKGEVHVIMGINGAGKSTLLHAIMGNPVYTITEGRIFFEGQDITELSVDKRAKLGVFLSFQNPISVAGITTENFIRTAKTTISGKQQRLFPFKRLMKSRMEDLAMDPSYAERYLNDGFSGGERKKSEILQMRILDPKLAMLDETDSGLDVDAVRIVSRNISEYHNENNSLLIITHLNQILKFITPEFVHVLIDGKIVKEGGPELVDEIETNGFDAYRSEV from the coding sequence TCACGTTTCAGTAGGCAAGAAAGAACTCCTTCATGGAATCAACCTGACTGTAAACAAGGGAGAAGTCCATGTGATTATGGGCATCAACGGCGCAGGCAAGTCTACGCTTCTGCATGCCATCATGGGGAACCCTGTTTATACAATTACTGAAGGCCGTATTTTCTTTGAAGGACAGGATATTACAGAACTGTCTGTCGATAAGAGAGCCAAGCTCGGCGTTTTCCTTTCTTTCCAGAATCCGATTTCCGTTGCCGGCATTACGACTGAAAACTTCATTCGTACAGCCAAGACAACGATTTCCGGAAAGCAGCAGAGACTCTTCCCTTTCAAGCGTCTCATGAAATCCAGAATGGAAGATCTGGCTATGGATCCGTCCTATGCAGAACGTTACCTGAATGACGGCTTCTCCGGCGGCGAAAGAAAGAAGAGTGAAATCCTTCAGATGCGCATCCTGGATCCGAAGCTGGCCATGCTTGATGAAACAGACTCCGGTCTGGACGTCGATGCTGTCCGCATCGTTTCCCGCAATATTTCCGAATACCACAATGAAAATAATTCACTTCTGATCATTACCCATCTGAACCAGATCCTGAAGTTCATCACACCGGAATTTGTCCACGTCCTCATCGACGGCAAGATCGTCAAGGAAGGCGGTCCGGAACTGGTGGACGAAATCGAGACCAACGGCTTTGACGCATACCGCAGCGAGGTGTGA